The DNA segment CGACACTAGAGGAGAAAAAGAAGGCACAACGATGTAAAACTGATGAGTAAGAGGAGATACAACGATGCTCAACAAAACTAACCATTGTAGTGTTATCATTAACCACCTCCATAACAACCAACCATGGCACCAccattaaaattatcattttatttatcattcTCATATCATTCATATCACATATGTTATCACATGATGTATCATCCATTAATAAAACCAAcgacattaaaaataaataaaaataaataaatcactttcataactataaaatttttaatataatttttttaaatctaaagattaaaatattaaaaaatatatataactacaaaggataatatataattaacctccCATCCCTACCAAATAGGATTAAGATTTAAGGCAACTTTCATTTTCAGATATCTTTGAAAGCCAATTACTTGAAATTGAACGTTGCAGAGTCATATGCTAAGGAGATTTTAGCAAATATAAATTACAATGATAAATTTGGAAAATAAAAGTTCTGGCATCAGATTTCACTGCACTGTCGTACAGTCTAGAGATTGTTTCTGATCCAACAAATAGTTTGCAACAACTATTTCTCACCAGTGAAAGCCTATAAAATTCACCTTCTCTTTATTAGGTTACGCGACTGGACTGGAATAGTAGTTAGCAATATTAGAAATGACAGTTTATATATACTTGGGAAGGTGACAGGATGCTCATCTGTTGTAATAAAGTCAAACACCAACAGTTGTGATCTCAAGTAATGAGATCTTGGAATGAGATGCATGCACAGGTTGGTTACCTTGGCTCAATATCCAACAAAGAAGTGGTGGCCTGCATCATTGGAAAGGAAGCAAGCAACATCAGATCTGGACCCAAACCAAGAGTACTCGTAATTGTTGAATTAGAATATAAATCTAAAGGTTGAATGGTatcaaacataataaataaattgGAGCAAGAGATCAAGTACCTCTACTTGAGCGGAAGTCCATGACCTCTCTAGAAATTAGAGCACCAGAAGTCTGTGGATAAGTTTAAAGCAAAACACAAGTTGATGATGAACATGCAAGACTGTATAGCACCCCATCTAATGGATGAACATACAAGTATTATTTCCACTGCAACAACAATAATTTCTGGGATAATAAAAGAATCTTTCACTAGCTCAGGTACCTCATTTTGGACCCAGCATCCCAAGAAAAGCAGGTCAAGATTTGCTTGCGACAAACTTGATCATCTCATCGCTGAGATATTGGCATGGCTAATAAGAATGGTGCAATGCATCAAGTGACTTCAGATTCTTGTCCTCAAATTCTTGCAATATTCCAGCTATCAAATTCCATTACAAGAGATCGGTGGGTCTCCTTTTATTACTCATCAATTTCCTACAAGAAAATGTACATTCAATAAGAGCTTCAACATGATCAATACAACACGCAGTGAAACATATTGAACATTCCCTGCTACTAGTTTCTGCATCTGTATCAGACCACTGCTACATTTCTCTGAGTCTAAACCTGACATTTCTCTTTGCATCTAAACCTGATCTTGTTTccgtatcatgattaaaattaatgttTTACATCTTAGTGTGATCAGTCAAGGGAATCCATTACCTTTCTTGTAATTACAACAATGGGTATCACAAGGGTACGTTCACTGTGGCATTCAGCTGAGACAACAAGTTGTCACTAATCTGGGATTATACTTGTCACCTCTTCCTGCAATGCAGTGCCCTCATCTGTCAATACTTTTGATGTTATGCATGTCGAAGCCACCTAATTTTCTCTTTCTGCATCAGCTGCACATTGAAGTTCAAGAGACTATCCTTGTACCAACAAATGTGAGAAGGAAACCAAATTTCATGAACCCCTTCAACAAACTGGTCCTTTCTTTGCTAATACAAGAACGAGCGGTATATTTCGACAGCTACATACACAATGATAATGTAAATTGAAGGTAATGTAGAAATATCATAGACAAGAAAAATAATTCTAGCAATAGCATTAATTTAACTCCCAACAATTTCATTTGTCTAACCCCTGATGGTTGATAACAAACACAGAAACATTAGCTTCCATAAAAACAAGCAGAACCTTAATTTCAAGGAAATAACTAATAGAAAGTCTGAATGCATATGCAAATATCTGCTTTCATATCGgggagaaaatataaattatctgCAGTCATATAAGGAGCACATGAGACTTTCCAACCATGCAGAACATAAAAACAAAGTATTCAACAAGCATCCTTGTGAACCAATATAATTCTTGATTGTCTATCTTCACAAGAATTGCACAACTTATATTTCAACAGTGTTCATTACCTTGTAAAACTCTGCATCACCATATCCATCACAAAGCTGCCCAGTTAAACCAAAACATAAAAATATCATACTCTATGAGAATTGTTGCATTCAGCAATAACTTCTCCAGCAACCATCTACACTTCCAGTCTTAAGAAAAATAGATACTGACACCTCATAACACAGTTTAACCCTAAACGCATCAAAATCACTCAAAATTAGATAAAACAACATCTGTTCAATCAAGTTCATACAAAGACATTTCTTCATTCGATCGTGTATGATCACTGTCGCCTGCTACCACACATCCTCACACAACAAACCACATCGCTTCAAAATTTGCTTAAAAGAAAGTATCCTATCAATTACGAAGGAAGAAAAATGCTGTCAAAGAACCATATATATTCGACTAAAACAGACAACAGATCACCCATGACTTACACACGAAAAGTAAACCACGAGACTGTGTATAATAATCTTCATGTTGATAGCGTTACTTTGTACCTATAATCGCATTATTCTCGAAGCTACAAGAACAGACACAATCATAGCATAGCCCACAATCAAACAAATATGCTTCAGCATGAGATCCGAATAAGTGTTTCATCGAACGAAGAAGACAAGACGACAAAGTATGAACAGCAAGAGATGTCTAAAAGGAGCAGCGTCTAACGACTTCTATGCTAACAAGGAACATGTAGGTTACAAATAAAGCCCTAACTCATCCAAGAAGGCAAGCACTTCACCGAACCCCTTACGCGAAAAGACGGCTCCGTCTAGCCGCCGAAGCCGTAGAGGGTGCGGCCCTGGCGCTTGAGGGCATAGACGACGTCCATGGCGGTGACCGTCTTGCGGCGGGCGTGCTCGGTGTAGGTGACTGCGTCGCGGATGACGTTCTCGAGGAAGATCTTGAGCACGCCGCGGGTCTCCTCGTAGATGAGGCCGGAGATACGCTTGACGCCACCCCTCCTCGCCAGGCGGCGGATGGCCGGCTTGGTGATCCCCTGGATGTTGTCGCGAAGGACCTTGCGGTGCCGCTTCGCGCCGCCTTTCCCCAACCCCTTTCCTCCCTTACCCCGCCCCGACATGGCCGCCGATCGCAAACTCTTCCTCTGCTGCGATTGGTGACATCAACGACTGGCGGATTGAGGATTTTGTACGTGGAGTTAACGGGTCGGATTTGGTTCGGATCCATCTAAACCCAAAACTAATAAGCTCGTAGATCCGCTATGAGGAACCATTACCGATGAGAATCGGTATCTGATCCAATAATGTGGTCAATAAACCGAGATGAGGTCTCAGAAATCATTCCATGTGGATAAAAGATTAGATTCTGTACATTAAGCTACTGATTCGAACACTAATAATGTGCATGGTcggtagaaaataaaaatattatgaaagaaATCTAAAACATTACATTTTCAATCAATTCCATTATTGAATATGACCATTTGGTCCACTCGATCATAAAAGTCCAACTCATTCAATCGTTCACGCATCAACTTGATTACGACCCAAACCAACATGATATATGTAGTATCCAATCACAAAAATAATTGGATGAGTCCGCAATTCCTTTGGCTTGTGGTGGCATACTTAGGGAGACATGTCACAGGGATCCAATTTCGAAAGCCTTGGCATGTGCTTTCCCACTTACCAAAGCTCTATATATATAACAGAGCCCTATACGAAGAACTCGATCAAAGAACCTTCCTCCATGTGTTTGTTTTAATGTCTCATCCATGGGTGAAGCAGCAGCAAGACGCCCACAGAGAAGTTCTGAGCTGCCAATGAGATGGACGTGGAAACCTTGAACGAGGTCATTGATTTCAAGGAACTCAGGCGAGTTCTCTCTCCTCCCGAGTCAAAGCATGATGAACGTGAGTCTTCTACCCCAATAGGCGTGGTTAATCATCTCACTACGATTCTTAAAGACGGATAGTGTCACGAGAAATATTCTTATATGCAGAGTTAGCGTGGAAGACAAGAGACGGAGAAAACGAAGCTTCCTTTGGCCTTTTCTACCTACTCTTTCATGTCCAGTATCACGTATACTCTAATTGCTTCCAGCTCTCGACCATGGAGAAGATCTCCTTCCCTGCGATTTCCGTCACCAGAGCAGCCGCCGGCGCCTTCGTCCTCCTCCTTACAGTCTCGCTGATAGCTGTCATCTTCCTGGTCGTCTACCCTAATGATCTACGGCTCCAGTCCATCGTGACGG comes from the Musa acuminata AAA Group cultivar baxijiao chromosome BXJ1-10, Cavendish_Baxijiao_AAA, whole genome shotgun sequence genome and includes:
- the LOC135596127 gene encoding histone H4, which produces MSGRGKGGKGLGKGGAKRHRKVLRDNIQGITKPAIRRLARRGGVKRISGLIYEETRGVLKIFLENVIRDAVTYTEHARRKTVTAMDVVYALKRQGRTLYGFGG